A section of the Devosia rhizoryzae genome encodes:
- a CDS encoding diacylglycerol/lipid kinase family protein: MRFRAVLNRHGGTLRTMNLDAFAAQAKAIFTDAGQTLECHIVEGSNVLAELTAAADDPSVDVIIAAGGDGTISSAAAVAFRSGKPIGVLPAGTMNLFARAIGMPLDLVEALRTISAGEVRHIDIATANGQPFVHQFSVGIHARLVRIRDGMIYRSRAGKILASLRAIAAAVVNPPRFEVELNGPIGRISQTASGIIVSNNPLNNAPLPVAATLNSGLLGVYVAESVTTNELLNLGLDVVTGRWRNNARISEYEVPRLTLRFPQRKRGVQAVVDGELIALEKEVRFELHPEALPVVGASR; the protein is encoded by the coding sequence ATGCGCTTCCGCGCCGTTCTCAACCGCCATGGCGGAACGTTGCGGACCATGAACCTTGACGCATTTGCCGCTCAGGCGAAGGCCATCTTTACCGATGCGGGCCAGACCCTGGAGTGTCATATCGTAGAGGGAAGCAATGTCCTTGCAGAGCTCACTGCAGCGGCGGACGACCCCAGCGTAGACGTCATCATCGCCGCCGGCGGCGATGGAACGATTTCTTCTGCCGCCGCTGTCGCGTTCCGTAGCGGCAAGCCGATTGGCGTGCTTCCAGCTGGCACCATGAACCTTTTTGCCCGGGCGATCGGCATGCCGCTCGATCTTGTGGAAGCGCTGAGGACGATCTCGGCCGGTGAGGTGCGGCACATCGATATCGCGACCGCCAATGGCCAGCCATTCGTCCACCAGTTCAGCGTCGGCATCCATGCGCGTCTGGTGCGTATCCGCGATGGCATGATCTATCGCAGCAGAGCCGGCAAGATACTGGCGAGCCTGCGGGCCATCGCTGCTGCGGTGGTCAACCCGCCGCGGTTCGAAGTCGAGCTCAACGGACCCATTGGCCGTATCTCTCAGACAGCTTCGGGCATAATCGTTTCCAACAATCCCCTCAACAATGCGCCGCTGCCGGTCGCCGCGACGTTGAATAGCGGACTGTTGGGGGTCTATGTGGCCGAAAGCGTCACCACGAACGAGCTGCTGAACCTGGGGCTCGATGTCGTTACGGGCCGCTGGCGAAACAATGCTCGCATCAGCGAGTACGAGGTGCCGCGGCTGACCTTGCGGTTCCCACAGCGCAAGCGCGGCGTTCAAGCCGTGGTGGATGGAGAATTGATCGCGCTCGAAAAAGAGGTGCGCTTCGAGTTGCACCCCGAAGCGCTCCCCGTGGTTGGTGCCAGCCGCTAG
- a CDS encoding phage holin family protein, with amino-acid sequence MLAPLAALLGLEVGSVVNRAKSAFALYGLMALFLLMALIFLLIAGYLVVAAYLSPIIAALLFAGVFLLLALALYIAGLVSRRRQEREAAEKRRSTEAGAFFSTAAITALPMLARSPMLLRIGLPAAAIAAITLLRGTTKN; translated from the coding sequence ATGCTCGCCCCCTTGGCGGCGCTGCTTGGCCTCGAGGTCGGCAGCGTTGTCAATCGCGCCAAATCCGCCTTCGCCCTTTACGGGCTGATGGCGCTGTTCTTGTTGATGGCACTGATCTTCCTGCTGATTGCAGGCTATCTGGTGGTCGCCGCTTACCTCTCGCCCATCATCGCAGCTCTGCTCTTTGCCGGCGTCTTTCTGCTGCTAGCACTCGCGCTCTACATTGCCGGTCTTGTCAGCCGCCGTCGCCAGGAACGCGAAGCCGCAGAAAAACGCCGCTCGACGGAAGCCGGTGCTTTCTTCTCGACGGCAGCGATCACGGCCCTGCCCATGCTGGCTCGTTCGCCCATGCTGTTGCGGATCGGCTTGCCGGCAGCAGCGATCGCGGCGATCACGCTGCTGCGCGGGACTACGAAAAACTAG
- a CDS encoding DUF883 family protein, with amino-acid sequence MANNTTTDIASAARKPAANRPAAEVENAVDSAVEEGREAQLEAQIAQLQSDLKSITQTLAKLTESRVEGAKEYATAEFRQLKRRGQHVLEDAQGQAEEYEQQLKDTIREKPLTAVATAAGIGFVLALLTRH; translated from the coding sequence ATGGCAAACAACACCACCACCGATATCGCATCCGCAGCCCGCAAGCCTGCTGCCAATCGGCCAGCTGCCGAGGTGGAAAACGCAGTTGATTCCGCGGTTGAAGAGGGCCGGGAAGCCCAGCTTGAAGCGCAAATCGCCCAGCTCCAGTCCGACCTGAAGTCCATCACCCAGACCTTGGCCAAGCTCACCGAGAGCCGCGTTGAAGGCGCAAAGGAATATGCGACGGCAGAGTTCCGTCAGCTCAAGCGCCGCGGCCAGCATGTTCTGGAAGATGCTCAGGGCCAGGCTGAGGAATATGAACAGCAGCTCAAGGACACCATTCGCGAAAAGCCGCTGACCGCCGTGGCCACTGCCGCCGGCATCGGTTTTGTTCTGGCCCTCCTGACCCGGCACTGA
- a CDS encoding DUF3309 family protein: MTLGTILLIILVLLLIGALPNWGYSRGFGYFPSGILGVVLVIVLILVLMGRL; the protein is encoded by the coding sequence ATGACTTTGGGTACAATTCTTCTTATCATTCTGGTTCTGCTGCTGATCGGCGCCCTGCCGAACTGGGGCTACTCGCGCGGCTTCGGCTACTTCCCGTCCGGCATCCTGGGCGTGGTCTTGGTTATCGTCCTCATTCTGGTGCTTATGGGCCGACTCTAG
- a CDS encoding transglutaminase family protein, whose translation MLYDLRLALQYDYDASVHGGRHHIRVAPATVPGVQRVVAASLSFDPKPDRQTGFIDFFGNSVTSIIMTEPHEKLDIRLTARVLVEDLHAPADLSPRLDQLAGEIARYWSVEPDSPQHFLAPSPLVQIVPQIAAYAIEATAGQATVMAIAKTLCLAIHRDFEYDPKATDVETRPAEAFALRKGVCQDFSHVMISGLRAMGIPAGYVSGFLRTNPPPGKPRLEGADAMHAWVRAWCGQHLGWVEFDPTNAMIAGPDHISIGHGRDYADISPIVGVLKTHGSHVTKQSVDVLRVE comes from the coding sequence ATGCTCTACGATCTGCGCCTCGCGCTCCAATACGATTACGATGCCTCGGTCCATGGCGGCCGTCACCACATCCGCGTCGCACCCGCGACGGTGCCCGGCGTGCAGCGCGTCGTCGCCGCCTCGCTCTCCTTTGATCCAAAGCCTGACCGCCAGACCGGCTTCATCGATTTCTTTGGCAACTCGGTCACTTCGATCATCATGACCGAACCGCACGAGAAGCTCGACATCCGCTTGACCGCAAGAGTGCTGGTCGAAGACCTTCACGCGCCCGCCGACCTGTCGCCTCGCCTCGACCAACTGGCCGGAGAAATCGCGCGCTACTGGTCCGTCGAACCCGACAGTCCGCAGCACTTTCTTGCTCCCTCGCCGCTGGTGCAGATCGTGCCGCAGATCGCGGCCTACGCGATCGAGGCGACCGCAGGCCAAGCAACCGTCATGGCCATCGCCAAGACCCTTTGCCTCGCTATTCATCGGGACTTCGAATACGACCCCAAAGCCACCGATGTTGAGACCCGGCCCGCCGAAGCCTTCGCCCTGCGCAAGGGTGTCTGCCAGGACTTCTCGCATGTCATGATCTCGGGACTGCGGGCCATGGGCATTCCAGCCGGCTATGTCTCGGGGTTTCTGCGCACCAATCCTCCCCCCGGCAAGCCGCGCCTCGAAGGAGCCGATGCCATGCATGCCTGGGTGCGAGCATGGTGCGGTCAACATCTGGGCTGGGTCGAGTTCGATCCGACCAATGCGATGATTGCGGGCCCCGACCATATTTCCATTGGTCACGGCCGCGACTACGCCGATATTTCTCCCATAGTCGGCGTGCTCAAGACCCATGGTTCGCATGTGACCAAGCAGTCAGTTGACGTCTTGCGCGTCGAATAA
- a CDS encoding circularly permuted type 2 ATP-grasp protein, with amino-acid sequence MTTRHQPSRGKPPAGPGIIADYQLLHGVPDEMIDPCGALRPGWDKLMAAFDALGPTELAARFERADQYLRDAGVFYRKYDGAEGKEREWPLAHIPLLIDEADWLRISSGLTQRAEMLERIVADIYGDNRLVQEGLLPPELVAQNNEFLRPLVGVKPVSGHFLHFCAFELGRGPDGNWWVLGDRTQAPSGAGFALENRVATTRALSDIYGTLDIHRLAGFFRGFRDALFAQARPSGGRVGILTPGQLNETYFEHAYIARYLGLMLLEGEDLTVEDGQVMVRTVAGLKPVSVLWRRVDASFIDPLELRYDSHIGTPGMVEALRSGSISMINALGTGILETRSLAAFMPRLSKHLLGGALELLEIATWWCGQPAERDYVLDNFDQLMIGPAFSTALPFDDLRGTALGASMTPAQKAQLKDRIATNGADYVGQEPVQLSTAPVYVDGKLQPRPITLRVYAARTGDGWTIMPGGFARVGSTADTSAINMQRGGHAADVWVMSSAPVEQVSLLPREGEKLVRNFPGSLPSRAADNLVWLGRYAERCEATVRILRAYNVRLAELSKPDLPILKHCADFLDSIDVDVSEPMPQGLLASIDSAVHSAGQIRDRFSPDGWLALNDLQKTARRFSKTISVGDDSTRAMTVLLRKLAGFSGLVHENMYRFAGWRFLEIGRRLERAIQITRAVSCFTASDAPAGSLEVLLEVGDSVMSHRRRYSVSAGTQSVVDLLVLDPLNPRSVLFQLTELRTQVETLPGGIEDGQLSPVAKAALELHTALMIAEPSDMNPERLDALAGEISSLASLIAMTYFS; translated from the coding sequence ATGACGACCCGACACCAGCCCTCCCGCGGCAAGCCCCCGGCCGGTCCCGGCATCATTGCGGATTACCAGCTGCTGCACGGCGTACCGGACGAAATGATCGATCCGTGCGGCGCCCTGCGGCCGGGCTGGGACAAGCTGATGGCCGCCTTCGATGCGCTGGGCCCGACCGAACTTGCCGCCCGCTTCGAACGCGCGGACCAGTATCTGCGCGACGCTGGCGTCTTCTATCGCAAATATGATGGCGCCGAGGGCAAGGAACGCGAGTGGCCCTTGGCGCATATTCCGCTCCTGATCGACGAAGCCGACTGGCTCCGAATTTCCAGCGGCCTGACCCAGCGCGCCGAGATGCTGGAGCGCATCGTCGCCGATATCTATGGCGACAATCGCCTCGTGCAGGAAGGCCTGTTGCCGCCCGAACTGGTCGCTCAGAACAACGAATTCTTGCGCCCCCTTGTCGGGGTCAAACCCGTCAGCGGCCATTTCCTCCATTTCTGCGCCTTTGAACTCGGCCGCGGACCGGACGGCAATTGGTGGGTCTTGGGCGATCGCACGCAAGCCCCATCCGGCGCCGGCTTTGCGCTGGAAAACCGCGTCGCCACCACCCGCGCCCTCAGCGACATCTACGGCACACTCGACATCCACCGCCTGGCCGGCTTCTTCCGCGGCTTCCGCGATGCCCTCTTCGCGCAGGCCCGCCCCTCCGGCGGTCGCGTCGGCATCCTCACCCCCGGCCAGCTTAACGAAACCTATTTTGAACACGCCTATATCGCCCGCTATCTCGGCCTCATGCTGCTCGAAGGCGAGGACCTCACGGTCGAAGACGGCCAGGTTATGGTCCGCACCGTTGCTGGCCTCAAGCCGGTCAGCGTGCTCTGGCGCCGCGTCGATGCCAGCTTCATCGACCCGCTGGAGCTGCGATACGACAGCCACATCGGTACCCCAGGTATGGTCGAGGCGCTCCGCTCGGGCTCCATCTCTATGATCAATGCGCTGGGCACGGGCATTTTGGAAACTCGTTCGCTCGCCGCCTTCATGCCCCGGTTGAGCAAGCACCTGCTCGGCGGCGCCCTCGAACTGCTCGAGATCGCCACCTGGTGGTGCGGCCAGCCCGCCGAGCGCGACTACGTGCTCGACAATTTCGACCAGCTGATGATTGGACCCGCCTTCTCGACGGCGCTGCCCTTCGACGACCTGCGCGGCACGGCGCTCGGCGCCAGCATGACCCCGGCCCAAAAAGCGCAGCTTAAGGATCGCATAGCCACCAACGGCGCCGACTATGTCGGCCAGGAGCCGGTGCAGCTCTCTACCGCTCCGGTCTATGTCGATGGCAAGCTCCAGCCGCGCCCCATTACGCTCCGCGTCTACGCCGCGCGTACCGGGGATGGGTGGACCATCATGCCCGGCGGTTTCGCGCGGGTCGGCTCGACGGCCGACACCTCGGCGATCAACATGCAGCGCGGTGGCCACGCCGCCGACGTCTGGGTCATGTCCTCTGCGCCCGTGGAGCAGGTGTCGCTCCTGCCACGCGAGGGTGAAAAGCTCGTCCGCAATTTTCCAGGCAGTCTGCCCAGTCGCGCCGCCGACAACCTGGTCTGGCTCGGACGCTATGCCGAGCGCTGCGAAGCCACGGTTCGTATCCTGCGCGCCTACAATGTCCGCTTGGCCGAACTGTCCAAGCCCGACCTGCCCATTCTCAAGCACTGCGCCGACTTCCTCGACAGCATCGATGTCGACGTCTCCGAACCCATGCCGCAGGGCCTTCTGGCCTCGATCGACAGCGCCGTGCACAGCGCCGGCCAGATCCGCGACCGTTTTTCGCCCGATGGCTGGCTGGCGCTCAACGACCTGCAAAAGACCGCTCGCCGCTTCTCGAAAACAATCTCTGTTGGCGACGATTCCACCCGTGCCATGACCGTGCTGCTGCGCAAGCTGGCCGGCTTTTCCGGTCTCGTGCATGAGAACATGTATCGCTTCGCCGGCTGGCGCTTCCTTGAAATCGGCCGCCGTCTCGAACGCGCCATCCAGATCACCCGCGCGGTCAGTTGCTTCACCGCCTCCGACGCCCCCGCCGGATCGCTGGAAGTGTTACTGGAGGTGGGCGACAGTGTCATGTCGCATCGTCGCCGCTATTCAGTAAGCGCCGGCACACAGAGCGTTGTCGACCTTCTGGTGCTCGATCCGCTTAATCCGCGCTCCGTCCTGTTCCAGCTTACCGAATTACGCACGCAGGTGGAGACCCTGCCGGGCGGCATCGAGGATGGTCAGCTTTCGCCCGTGGCCAAGGCCGCCCTTGAACTGCATACCGCCCTGATGATCGCCGAGCCCAGCGACATGAACCCCGAACGGCTCGATGCGCTCGCCGGTGAAATCTCGAGCCTCGCCAGCCTTATCGCCATGACCTATTTCAGCTGA
- a CDS encoding transglutaminase family protein translates to MSIKAAIYHLTHYKYDRPVILQPQVIRLQPAPHSKTKVLSHSLRVSPSEHFVNVQQDPYGNYLTRFVFPEPVTELKIEVDLVADMTVYNPFDFFVEESGETWPFDYPEDLRDDLSIYRKAEPAGPLLQQFLDGIDRSPKNTVIFVSELNASIQRHVDYIVRLETGVWTPDETLGNAKGSCRDSSWLLVNVLRHLGFAARFVSGYLIQLKPDLVSLDGPAGTDHDFTDLHAWCEVYLPGAGWVGLDPTSGLLTGESHVPLAATPHYRNAAPISGFASYAEVDFAFDMKVTRVAEHPRITKPFSDESWQRLNALGKKVDAVLAENDVRLTMGGEPTFVSIDDFEADEWNAGAVGPTKRKLADQLIRRLRERFATNGMLHHGQGKWYPGETLPRWTFSLYWRLDGKPVWSDPALIAEEGVETNVTQNDARRFLEAFARNLGITGETIAEAYEDPSEWLLKEANLPANVDPANSELADPEARSRIAKVFERGLTTPTGYVLPVQRWNAIASSPWLTERWKTRRGKLFLAPGDSPAGYRLPLSSLKHLKSTDFPHVVPLDPGAPRAPLPDPQAPRTGLAAEPRAQATTGFTAATAQQDVTEQVLSEIEGQVRTAVTAELRDGRLCVFLPPVEKLEDFLELVAAAEASAKEIGQPVHLEGYGPPHDPRLNNIRVAPDPGVIEVNIHPASSWDECVATTEAVYEEARQCRLGADKFMIDGKHVGTGGGNHVVVGGATPHDSPFLRRPDLLKSLVLHWQRHPSMSYLFSGLFIGPTSQAPRMDEARHDSLYELEIAVAQIPAPGEGEAPLPWLIDRLFRNLLTDVTGNTHRAEICIDKLYSPDGPTGRLGLVEFRGFEMPPNARMSLAQQVLIRALIARYWKSPISGDLTRWGTAVHDRFMLGTFVWQDFLSVLADLREHGFDLEPEWFAAQLEFRFPFCGEVEADGVKLELRQALEPWHVMGEQGAIGGTVRFVDSSVERLEVSLETANPARYRVACNGRQVPLHQIGFRAVAGVRFKAWQPASGMHPVMPVHAPLVFDIYDTWTGRAIGGCTYHVAHPGGRNYETFPVNGNEAEARRLARFVPHNYTPGTYSLRAEKPADEFPLTLDLRRPARFT, encoded by the coding sequence ATGTCGATCAAAGCCGCTATCTATCACCTGACCCACTATAAATATGATCGCCCGGTCATTCTGCAGCCGCAGGTTATCCGCCTGCAACCGGCGCCGCATTCCAAGACCAAGGTCCTCAGCCATTCGCTCCGGGTCAGCCCGTCCGAGCACTTCGTCAACGTGCAGCAGGACCCCTATGGCAATTACCTGACGCGCTTTGTTTTTCCCGAGCCGGTGACCGAACTCAAGATCGAAGTCGACCTCGTCGCCGACATGACGGTCTACAATCCCTTTGATTTCTTTGTCGAAGAGAGCGGCGAGACCTGGCCCTTCGATTATCCCGAAGACCTGCGCGACGACCTTTCGATCTACCGCAAGGCCGAACCCGCCGGGCCGCTGCTGCAGCAGTTTCTGGACGGCATCGATCGTTCGCCCAAGAACACCGTCATCTTCGTTTCCGAGCTCAACGCCTCGATCCAGCGCCATGTCGATTATATCGTGCGCCTCGAGACCGGTGTCTGGACGCCGGACGAAACGCTGGGCAATGCCAAGGGCTCGTGCCGCGATTCAAGCTGGCTGCTGGTCAACGTCCTGCGCCACCTCGGCTTTGCCGCGCGCTTCGTGTCCGGCTACCTGATCCAGCTCAAGCCCGACCTTGTTTCGCTGGACGGTCCGGCCGGCACCGATCACGATTTCACCGATCTTCATGCCTGGTGCGAAGTCTATCTGCCCGGTGCGGGCTGGGTGGGTCTCGACCCGACATCCGGCCTTCTCACCGGCGAATCGCATGTGCCCCTCGCCGCGACGCCACACTATCGCAATGCCGCGCCGATCTCGGGCTTTGCCTCCTATGCCGAGGTCGATTTCGCTTTCGACATGAAGGTGACCCGTGTCGCCGAGCATCCGCGCATCACCAAGCCTTTCTCGGACGAAAGCTGGCAGCGCCTCAATGCCCTGGGCAAGAAGGTCGACGCGGTGCTGGCCGAAAACGATGTCCGCCTGACCATGGGTGGCGAGCCCACTTTCGTTTCGATCGACGATTTCGAAGCCGACGAGTGGAATGCCGGCGCCGTCGGCCCCACCAAGCGCAAGTTGGCAGACCAGTTGATCCGCCGCCTGCGCGAGCGCTTCGCCACCAACGGCATGCTGCATCATGGTCAAGGCAAGTGGTACCCCGGGGAAACTCTGCCGCGCTGGACTTTTTCGCTCTATTGGCGCCTGGACGGTAAACCGGTCTGGAGCGATCCGGCCTTGATTGCCGAAGAAGGCGTCGAGACTAACGTCACGCAGAATGACGCCCGTCGCTTCCTAGAGGCGTTTGCGCGCAATCTCGGCATTACCGGCGAAACCATTGCCGAGGCTTATGAAGATCCCAGCGAGTGGTTGCTCAAGGAAGCCAACCTCCCCGCCAATGTCGACCCCGCCAATTCCGAACTCGCCGATCCTGAAGCGCGCTCCCGTATCGCCAAGGTTTTCGAAAGGGGGCTGACCACGCCCACCGGCTATGTTCTGCCGGTGCAGCGCTGGAACGCCATCGCCTCGAGCCCGTGGCTGACCGAAAGGTGGAAGACGCGTCGCGGCAAGCTGTTCCTCGCGCCCGGCGACAGCCCGGCCGGCTATCGCCTGCCGCTGAGCTCGCTCAAGCATCTCAAATCCACCGACTTCCCCCATGTCGTCCCGCTTGATCCCGGCGCGCCGCGCGCTCCCCTGCCCGATCCACAGGCGCCCCGCACCGGACTTGCAGCCGAACCGCGGGCCCAGGCGACCACCGGCTTCACTGCAGCCACGGCACAGCAGGATGTCACCGAACAGGTGCTGAGCGAAATCGAAGGCCAGGTGCGCACTGCCGTGACAGCCGAGTTGCGCGACGGCCGGCTGTGCGTCTTCCTCCCCCCGGTCGAAAAGCTTGAGGATTTTCTCGAACTTGTGGCTGCTGCCGAAGCCTCCGCCAAAGAGATCGGCCAACCCGTCCATCTCGAAGGCTACGGCCCGCCGCACGATCCGCGCCTCAACAACATTCGCGTCGCGCCCGATCCGGGCGTCATCGAGGTCAATATCCACCCGGCTTCAAGCTGGGACGAATGTGTCGCCACCACCGAAGCGGTCTATGAAGAAGCCCGTCAGTGCCGCCTCGGCGCCGACAAGTTCATGATCGACGGCAAGCATGTCGGAACCGGCGGCGGCAACCACGTCGTCGTTGGCGGCGCCACCCCGCACGACAGCCCGTTCCTGCGCCGGCCGGACCTGCTGAAATCGCTGGTGCTGCATTGGCAGCGCCACCCTTCGATGAGCTACCTGTTTTCGGGCCTCTTTATCGGCCCGACCAGCCAGGCGCCGCGCATGGACGAGGCCCGCCACGACAGCCTCTACGAGCTCGAAATCGCCGTGGCACAGATCCCGGCGCCGGGCGAAGGCGAAGCGCCCCTGCCCTGGCTGATCGATCGCCTGTTCCGCAACCTTCTTACGGACGTTACCGGCAATACCCACCGCGCCGAAATCTGCATCGACAAGCTCTATTCGCCCGATGGCCCCACCGGACGGCTGGGCCTCGTCGAGTTCCGCGGCTTTGAAATGCCGCCCAATGCACGCATGTCGCTGGCCCAGCAAGTGCTGATACGCGCGCTTATCGCCCGCTACTGGAAAAGCCCGATCTCAGGCGACCTCACCCGCTGGGGCACTGCCGTGCATGACCGCTTCATGCTGGGCACTTTTGTCTGGCAGGATTTCCTCTCTGTCCTCGCCGATCTGCGCGAACACGGCTTCGACCTCGAGCCCGAATGGTTCGCTGCCCAGCTTGAATTCCGCTTTCCCTTCTGCGGCGAAGTCGAAGCCGATGGGGTCAAGCTCGAGCTTCGGCAGGCGCTGGAGCCATGGCATGTCATGGGTGAACAGGGAGCCATCGGCGGCACCGTGCGCTTCGTCGATAGCTCGGTCGAGCGCTTGGAGGTCAGCCTCGAAACCGCTAATCCTGCCCGCTACCGGGTCGCCTGCAACGGCCGCCAGGTGCCTCTGCACCAGATTGGGTTCCGCGCCGTCGCCGGCGTCCGCTTCAAGGCGTGGCAGCCCGCCTCCGGCATGCATCCGGTGATGCCGGTCCATGCTCCGCTGGTTTTCGACATCTACGATACCTGGACCGGACGGGCCATCGGCGGCTGCACCTACCATGTCGCCCATCCCGGTGGCCGCAACTACGAAACCTTCCCGGTCAACGGCAACGAGGCCGAGGCGCGCCGCCTTGCACGCTTCGTGCCGCATAATTACACCCCCGGCACCTATTCCCTGCGCGCCGAAAAGCCTGCGGACGAGTTCCCGCTGACCCTTGACCTCCGCCGCCCAGCGCGGTTCACGTAA
- a CDS encoding FadR/GntR family transcriptional regulator: MSDVRQDQSSAASVVADHLANAILTEMTPGTSLPSEAELASQYAVSRLTVREAVKLLAGRGLLELSRGKRATVREPDGSAFSDFLASMMRSDSKGLFDLVEVRLSLEVQSATLAAKRASRAGLAAIENALQGMRDAAAEPDGETRFHDFDVGFHEAVVLASGNRVLGYLFEAMAGPLREGIAISRHGHTNRGHTLSDTIDAHQRILDAIRSGNARSAGEAMRLHLKDTERDIRTALSSIASSPS, from the coding sequence ATGAGTGACGTACGGCAGGACCAGTCCAGCGCCGCCAGCGTGGTTGCGGATCATCTGGCCAATGCGATTTTGACTGAGATGACGCCCGGCACCAGCCTGCCCAGCGAGGCCGAGCTTGCCAGCCAATATGCCGTCAGCCGGTTGACGGTTCGTGAAGCGGTAAAGCTGCTTGCAGGGCGCGGCCTGCTGGAACTCTCCCGCGGCAAGCGCGCCACCGTGCGCGAACCCGATGGCAGCGCTTTTTCCGATTTTCTCGCCTCGATGATGCGCAGCGATTCCAAGGGGCTCTTTGATCTTGTCGAGGTGCGCCTGTCGCTTGAAGTACAATCGGCGACCCTTGCCGCCAAGCGCGCCAGCCGCGCCGGCCTCGCCGCCATCGAAAATGCCCTCCAGGGGATGCGTGATGCCGCCGCAGAACCCGATGGCGAAACCCGCTTCCACGATTTCGATGTCGGCTTTCACGAGGCGGTCGTCCTTGCCAGCGGCAATCGCGTCCTTGGCTATCTGTTCGAAGCCATGGCCGGGCCCTTGCGCGAAGGCATCGCCATCAGCCGCCACGGACACACCAATCGTGGCCACACGCTGAGCGACACGATCGACGCGCACCAGCGCATCCTCGACGCCATCCGCTCGGGCAATGCGCGCAGTGCCGGCGAAGCCATGCGCCTCCACCTCAAGGACACCGAACGCGACATCCGTACGGCGCTTTCAAGCATCGCCTCCTCGCCAAGCTGA
- the chvE gene encoding multiple monosaccharide ABC transporter substrate-binding protein, with protein sequence MKVLKTIATLLTAGAVLASATAGAFAQDKGQIGIAMPTQSSLRWISDGNELKTALEGLGYTVDLQFAEDDIANQLSQIENMVTKGAKALVVGSIDGTTLSAVLQQAADAGIKVIAYDRLIRETPNVDLYTTFDNFQVGVLQANSLVQGLEERFPDDKPWNVELFGGSPDDNNAFFFYDGAMSVLQPMIDAGDIVIKSGQTGMEQVGTLRWDGAVAQARMDNILSANYSDGTRVHGVLAPYDGLSRGIISSLRGVGYGSADLAWPIITGQDAEAPSVKAIIAGEQYSTVYKDTRELAQRTAQLVDTLLTGGTPEGLDTTTYDNGVKVVPSVLLTPYSVDATNYQELVVDSGYIKAEDLQ encoded by the coding sequence GTGAAGGTTCTTAAAACAATTGCGACGCTGCTGACCGCAGGTGCCGTTCTGGCCTCCGCGACTGCAGGCGCGTTCGCCCAGGACAAGGGCCAGATCGGCATCGCCATGCCGACCCAGTCGTCGCTGCGCTGGATCTCGGACGGCAACGAGCTCAAGACCGCTCTTGAAGGCCTCGGCTACACCGTCGACCTGCAGTTCGCAGAAGACGACATTGCCAACCAGCTCTCGCAGATCGAAAACATGGTCACCAAGGGCGCCAAGGCTCTCGTGGTTGGCTCGATCGACGGCACCACGCTGTCCGCCGTGCTGCAGCAGGCTGCCGATGCCGGCATCAAGGTCATCGCTTATGACCGCCTGATCCGCGAAACCCCCAATGTCGACCTCTACACGACCTTCGACAACTTCCAGGTCGGCGTGCTCCAGGCGAACAGCCTCGTGCAGGGTCTTGAAGAACGCTTCCCCGACGACAAGCCGTGGAACGTTGAACTGTTTGGCGGCTCGCCGGACGACAACAACGCCTTCTTCTTCTATGACGGCGCAATGTCGGTTCTGCAGCCGATGATCGACGCTGGCGACATCGTCATCAAGTCCGGCCAGACTGGCATGGAACAGGTCGGTACGCTGCGTTGGGACGGTGCTGTTGCCCAGGCTCGCATGGACAATATCCTTTCCGCCAACTACTCGGACGGCACCCGCGTCCACGGCGTTCTGGCTCCCTATGATGGCCTCTCGCGCGGCATCATCTCGTCGCTCCGCGGCGTTGGCTACGGCTCTGCCGACCTCGCATGGCCGATCATCACCGGCCAGGATGCCGAAGCACCGTCCGTCAAGGCAATCATTGCCGGCGAACAGTATTCGACCGTCTACAAGGACACCCGTGAACTGGCTCAGCGCACCGCTCAGCTGGTCGACACCCTCCTCACCGGCGGCACGCCGGAAGGCCTCGACACCACCACCTATGATAATGGCGTGAAGGTTGTTCCCTCGGTTCTGCTGACCCCCTATTCGGTCGACGCAACGAACTACCAGGAACTGGTTGTCGACTCGGGTTACATCAAGGCCGAAGACCTGCAGTAA